In the genome of Streptomyces pactum, one region contains:
- a CDS encoding dienelactone hydrolase family protein: MTTVTTRTVAYPADGLTMLGHLALPAGTGPRPAVLLGPEGPGLNDVQRHRADALAELGYVALAFDLHGGRWFTDPQEMLARVTPLLADPDRMRDIGHAALDVLRAEPRTDPDRIAAIGYGTGGAIALELGRAGVDLRAIGTVNAVTTGRPGEAARIRCPVWAGVGSEDPIMPPEQREAFTAEMQAAGVDWRLVVYGGAEHAFHHPSVEHTVLPGVRHHPLHAERAWRDIVNLLAECLPLTE; the protein is encoded by the coding sequence ATGACGACGGTCACCACCCGCACGGTCGCGTATCCGGCCGACGGCCTGACGATGCTCGGGCACCTCGCACTCCCCGCCGGCACCGGGCCCCGGCCCGCGGTCCTGCTCGGCCCCGAAGGGCCCGGCCTCAACGACGTGCAGCGCCACCGCGCCGATGCCCTCGCCGAACTCGGCTATGTGGCGCTCGCCTTCGACCTCCACGGCGGACGCTGGTTCACCGACCCCCAGGAGATGCTGGCGCGGGTGACCCCGCTGCTCGCCGACCCCGACCGGATGCGGGACATCGGCCACGCGGCACTCGACGTCCTGCGGGCCGAACCCCGTACCGATCCCGACCGGATCGCCGCCATCGGCTACGGCACCGGAGGCGCCATCGCCCTGGAGCTGGGGCGGGCCGGCGTCGACCTGCGCGCGATCGGCACGGTCAACGCGGTGACCACCGGCCGACCGGGCGAGGCCGCCCGCATCCGGTGTCCCGTGTGGGCCGGGGTCGGCTCGGAGGACCCGATCATGCCTCCCGAGCAACGCGAGGCCTTCACCGCCGAGATGCAGGCCGCCGGCGTGGACTGGCGTCTGGTGGTCTACGGCGGCGCGGAGCACGCCTTCCACCATCCCTCGGTCGAGCACACCGTGCTCCCCGGCGTGCGCCACCACCCGCTGCACGCCGAGCGGGCCTGGCGCGACATCGTCAACCTGCTCGCCGAATGTCTGCCCCTGACGGAGTGA
- the trxA gene encoding thioredoxin, with product MTAAATSRIAAARAPGTSRPVQATDATFAQEVLESDRPVLVEFTAAWCGPCRQLGPVLTRMAQEEAGRLKVVTIDVDHNPAITVAYGVLSTPTLMLFRDGEPVRSMVGARSQRRLLEELSDVLT from the coding sequence ATGACGGCAGCAGCAACGTCGCGGATCGCGGCGGCCCGGGCACCCGGGACCTCGCGGCCGGTGCAGGCCACCGACGCCACCTTCGCCCAGGAGGTCCTGGAGTCCGACCGACCGGTCCTGGTGGAGTTCACCGCCGCCTGGTGCGGCCCGTGCCGACAGCTCGGCCCGGTCCTCACCCGGATGGCCCAGGAGGAGGCCGGCCGTCTGAAGGTGGTGACGATCGACGTGGACCACAATCCCGCGATCACCGTCGCGTACGGGGTGCTGTCCACCCCCACCCTGATGCTCTTCCGCGACGGCGAGCCGGTGCGCTCCATGGTCGGAGCACGCTCCCAGCGCCGGCTGCTCGAAGAGCTCTCCGACGTCCTGACCTGA
- a CDS encoding serine hydrolase domain-containing protein: MTTDDAFTELLPETRRALLHRIAVAQSRGRTPSLAAAVVRDGRTVWTGTRSCVDGHAPDGDTQYRIGSLTKLFVAVLVLRLRDEGLLDLDDPLGRHLPEPAVASDLTLAQLLTHTSGLAAETRGPWWERTPGDLRPEITDLLGDPPLLHPAGRRFHYSNPGFALLGAVVEEVRGAPWDEVLRREVLGPLGMHRTTPEPRAPHAGGWAVHPFADVLLSEPPTATGRMAPAGQLWSTTDDLGRWAAFLLDGDDRVLSASTLAEMRTATAVPDRDRDRDWGLGIQLVRSGGRDLFGHGGSMPGFLAQLWISERDRLAAIVLANATSGPAVGATAADLIGIVAEREPRIPEPWKPLTEVDPDLLALTGLWFWGTSAFALRLRADRELELTMLDGPSARSARFRAEPDGTWTGLDGYYDGEKLRVVPGEGGFGAPDTHLDVGSFVFTRQPYGPGELIPGGVDPEGWRAL, encoded by the coding sequence ATGACCACTGATGACGCGTTCACCGAGCTGCTTCCGGAGACCCGGCGCGCCCTGCTGCACCGGATCGCCGTGGCGCAGTCCCGGGGCCGCACCCCCTCGCTGGCCGCCGCGGTCGTCCGGGACGGCCGCACGGTGTGGACCGGGACGCGCAGCTGTGTGGACGGGCACGCGCCGGACGGCGACACCCAGTACCGCATCGGCTCGCTGACCAAACTCTTCGTCGCCGTGCTGGTCCTGCGGCTGCGCGACGAGGGGCTGCTCGACCTCGACGATCCGCTCGGCCGCCACCTGCCCGAGCCGGCGGTGGCGTCCGACCTCACCCTCGCACAGCTGCTGACCCACACCTCCGGGCTGGCCGCCGAGACCCGGGGGCCCTGGTGGGAGCGGACCCCCGGTGACCTCCGGCCGGAGATCACCGATCTCCTCGGCGACCCGCCCCTGCTCCACCCGGCCGGGCGGCGCTTCCACTACTCCAACCCCGGGTTCGCGCTGCTCGGCGCGGTCGTCGAGGAGGTGCGCGGCGCGCCGTGGGACGAGGTGCTGCGCCGGGAGGTGCTGGGGCCGCTGGGGATGCACCGTACGACCCCGGAGCCGCGGGCACCGCACGCCGGGGGCTGGGCGGTGCACCCGTTCGCCGATGTGCTGCTGTCCGAACCGCCCACCGCGACGGGCCGGATGGCCCCGGCCGGCCAGCTCTGGTCCACCACCGACGACCTGGGCCGCTGGGCGGCATTCCTCCTCGACGGCGACGACCGGGTGCTCTCCGCGAGCACGCTCGCCGAGATGCGCACCGCCACCGCCGTGCCGGACCGCGACCGGGACCGCGACTGGGGGCTGGGCATCCAGCTGGTCCGGTCCGGCGGGCGGGACCTGTTCGGCCACGGCGGCTCCATGCCGGGCTTCCTGGCCCAGCTGTGGATCAGCGAGCGGGACCGGCTCGCCGCGATCGTGCTCGCCAACGCCACGTCCGGCCCGGCGGTGGGGGCCACCGCCGCCGACCTGATCGGGATCGTCGCCGAACGGGAGCCACGCATCCCGGAGCCGTGGAAGCCGCTGACCGAGGTGGACCCGGATCTGCTGGCGCTGACCGGTCTCTGGTTCTGGGGCACCTCCGCCTTCGCCCTGCGGCTGCGCGCGGACCGCGAGCTGGAACTGACGATGCTGGACGGGCCGTCCGCCCGCAGCGCGCGGTTCCGGGCGGAACCGGACGGCACCTGGACCGGCCTGGACGGTTACTACGACGGCGAGAAGCTGCGGGTGGTCCCCGGAGAGGGCGGCTTCGGTGCGCCGGACACCCACCTGGACGTGGGCTCGTTCGTCTTCACCCGCCAGCCGTACGGACCGGGGGAGCTCATCCCGGGCGGAGTCGACCCGGAGGGCTGGCGCGCCCTGTGA
- a CDS encoding MerR family transcriptional regulator — MRIGELAERAGTTTRTLRHYESLGLLPARRAGNGYRTYGEEDLRLVREIRTLQSFGFELEETRPFVECLRAGHPAGDSCPASLDVYRRKLAEIDACMDRLARIREQVDAQLDQAVRARAALDAASRAPAGTEPLCELTSNRTRVPLPGTSRQRATHPEGADR, encoded by the coding sequence ATGCGGATCGGAGAGCTGGCCGAACGGGCGGGGACCACCACCCGCACCCTGCGGCACTACGAGTCCCTGGGGCTGCTTCCCGCCCGCCGCGCGGGGAACGGCTACCGCACCTACGGCGAGGAGGACCTGCGGCTGGTCCGGGAGATCCGGACCCTGCAGAGCTTCGGCTTCGAGCTGGAGGAGACCCGGCCGTTCGTGGAATGCCTGCGCGCCGGGCACCCCGCGGGCGACTCCTGCCCGGCCTCGCTCGATGTCTACCGGCGCAAGCTGGCCGAGATCGACGCGTGCATGGACCGGCTCGCCCGTATCCGGGAGCAGGTCGACGCCCAGCTCGACCAGGCGGTACGGGCCCGAGCGGCACTGGACGCCGCGTCCCGCGCCCCGGCCGGCACCGAACCGCTCTGCGAACTCACATCCAACCGAACGCGTGTTCCGTTGCCCGGTACGAGCCGGCAGCGGGCCACCCACCCCGAAGGAGCCGACAGATGA
- a CDS encoding TetR/AcrR family transcriptional regulator yields MTAENETLRSDARRNRARVLDAARSAFAEGGLTVPLGEIARRAGVGAGTVYRHFPSKESLFQAVVEESVRRFAAEARQLARSADPAGAFFGFLTGVVERSCADQALREALGALTEAPYRWRSDALEELGAALEVLLTLAQEAGAVRADADIADIKALLVGALVMERHRSTAGGPGRAVAIVCDGLRRPGRDTDASLPPQRSIVTKPRQSHSPRNGTGSGFRNETRPWTCEVCGGPMRPARTGRPARFCGAACRQKAHRRRVRQDGASSA; encoded by the coding sequence GTGACGGCCGAGAACGAGACGCTTCGCTCCGACGCCAGACGGAACCGGGCCCGCGTGCTCGATGCGGCCCGATCGGCTTTCGCCGAGGGAGGGCTGACGGTCCCTCTGGGAGAGATCGCCCGGCGCGCCGGGGTCGGCGCGGGTACGGTCTACCGGCATTTCCCGTCCAAGGAAAGTCTGTTCCAGGCCGTGGTGGAGGAGTCGGTACGGAGATTCGCCGCGGAGGCACGCCAGTTGGCCCGGTCGGCGGACCCGGCCGGAGCATTCTTCGGTTTCCTGACCGGAGTTGTGGAGAGGTCGTGTGCCGACCAAGCGCTGCGTGAGGCGCTGGGCGCACTCACCGAGGCGCCCTACCGGTGGCGCAGCGACGCCCTGGAGGAGCTGGGTGCCGCCCTGGAGGTGCTGCTGACGCTCGCTCAGGAGGCGGGCGCGGTGCGGGCCGACGCGGACATCGCCGACATCAAGGCCCTGCTGGTCGGTGCGCTGGTGATGGAGCGGCACCGGTCGACCGCCGGCGGTCCGGGCAGAGCGGTGGCGATCGTCTGCGACGGTCTGCGCCGACCGGGGCGGGACACGGACGCGTCCCTGCCGCCCCAGCGGTCCATCGTGACGAAACCCCGTCAGTCGCACAGCCCACGTAACGGAACCGGGAGCGGATTCCGTAACGAAACCCGGCCGTGGACCTGTGAGGTGTGCGGGGGGCCGATGCGACCCGCGCGCACCGGCCGGCCGGCCCGGTTCTGCGGTGCCGCATGCCGGCAGAAGGCGCACCGCAGACGGGTGAGACAGGACGGCGCGTCGTCCGCCTGA
- the dnaB gene encoding replicative DNA helicase — MPEPLDDPWADSGPGDRLPAPRHRRGDGRPSFDGGPRRERGSGDAPDGEDGGWDGPGFERVPPQDLDAEQSVLGGMLLSKDAIADVVEVLKGNDFYRPAHETVYQAILDLYAKGEPADPITVAAELTRRGELARVGGASYLHTLVQSVPTAANAEYYAEIVHERAVLRRLVEAGTRITQMGYAADGDVDEIVNKAQAEIYAVTEQRTSEDYLPLGDIMEGALDEIEAIGSRSGQMSGVPTGFTDLDSLTNGLHPGQMIVIAARPAMGKALALDTPLPTPTGWTTMGEVRPGDQLLDAAGRPTRVVAATDVMTGRPCYEIVFDDGTTVVADADHQWLTDAPAPGGASAGLAAPGPVLTTEQLAAVLRAPAAGRGGNPAVPNAAPLDLPHRDLPVPPYTLGAWLGDGLTDPEVLRRAEGEAIDGADARTGGGRTDAAAGPSSGAGTGAVPAVPEHLRARLSALAAPGTGRVPQEYLRASAAQRRELLTGLLDSRGTVLDGGAVRFTAGRELAEGFHELVVSLGHRCSAPKAPDGADGGSAAYTVTFTPDGDVFGTERNRRAHAELQRAEAPRRRVITAVRPVAGVPVRCVQVDNPDHLYLATRAMVPTHNSTLALDFARAASIKNNLPSVIFSLEMGRNEIAMRLLSAEARVALHHMRSGSMTDEDWTRLARRMPDVSAAPLYIDDSPNLSMMEIRAKCRRLKQRNDLQLVVIDYLQLMQSGGARRPESRQQEVSDMSRNLKLLAKELEVPVIALSQLNRGPEQRTDKKPMVSDLRESGSIEQDADMVILLHREDAYEKESPRAGEADLIVAKHRNGPTATITVAFQGHYSRFVDMAQT, encoded by the coding sequence ATGCCCGAGCCCCTGGACGACCCGTGGGCGGACAGCGGACCCGGTGACCGGCTCCCGGCCCCGCGGCACCGCCGTGGCGACGGCCGTCCGTCCTTCGACGGCGGGCCCCGGCGTGAGCGTGGGTCCGGCGACGCCCCGGACGGCGAGGACGGGGGCTGGGACGGTCCGGGGTTCGAGCGGGTGCCGCCGCAGGACCTGGACGCGGAGCAGTCGGTGCTCGGCGGCATGCTGCTGTCCAAGGACGCGATCGCCGACGTCGTCGAGGTGCTCAAGGGCAACGACTTCTACCGGCCCGCCCACGAGACCGTCTACCAGGCCATCCTCGACCTCTACGCCAAGGGCGAGCCGGCCGACCCCATCACGGTCGCCGCGGAGCTGACCCGGCGCGGCGAGCTGGCCCGGGTGGGTGGCGCCTCCTACCTGCACACGCTGGTCCAGTCCGTCCCCACCGCCGCCAACGCCGAGTACTACGCGGAGATCGTCCACGAGCGGGCGGTGCTGCGGCGGCTGGTCGAGGCGGGCACCCGCATCACCCAGATGGGATACGCGGCCGACGGCGACGTCGACGAGATCGTGAACAAGGCGCAGGCGGAGATCTACGCGGTCACCGAGCAGCGCACCAGCGAGGACTACCTGCCGCTCGGCGACATCATGGAGGGCGCGCTCGACGAGATCGAGGCGATCGGCTCCCGCAGCGGCCAGATGTCCGGCGTTCCCACCGGGTTCACCGACCTGGACTCGCTCACCAACGGCCTCCACCCCGGCCAGATGATCGTGATCGCGGCCCGTCCGGCGATGGGTAAGGCACTCGCCCTGGACACGCCGCTGCCCACCCCGACGGGCTGGACCACCATGGGCGAGGTGCGCCCCGGCGACCAGCTGCTCGACGCCGCGGGCAGGCCCACCCGGGTGGTGGCGGCCACCGACGTGATGACCGGACGGCCGTGCTACGAGATCGTCTTCGACGACGGCACCACCGTGGTCGCCGACGCGGACCACCAGTGGCTCACCGACGCCCCCGCCCCGGGCGGGGCGTCCGCCGGCCTGGCGGCCCCCGGACCGGTGCTGACCACCGAGCAGCTCGCCGCGGTGCTGCGCGCACCCGCCGCCGGCCGGGGCGGCAACCCCGCGGTGCCCAACGCGGCCCCGCTGGACCTCCCGCACCGGGACCTGCCGGTGCCGCCTTACACACTCGGCGCCTGGCTGGGCGACGGCCTGACCGACCCCGAGGTGCTCCGGCGCGCGGAGGGGGAGGCCATCGACGGTGCGGACGCGCGCACCGGGGGCGGCCGGACCGATGCCGCGGCCGGGCCGTCCTCCGGGGCCGGCACCGGGGCGGTGCCGGCCGTGCCGGAGCATCTCCGGGCGCGGCTGAGTGCCCTGGCTGCGCCGGGGACCGGGCGGGTGCCGCAGGAGTACCTCCGTGCCTCCGCCGCCCAGCGCCGGGAGCTGCTCACCGGACTCCTGGACAGCCGCGGCACGGTCCTGGACGGCGGGGCGGTGCGGTTCACCGCCGGGCGGGAGCTCGCCGAGGGGTTCCACGAGCTGGTCGTCAGCCTCGGCCACCGCTGCTCCGCCCCGAAGGCACCGGATGGGGCGGACGGCGGGTCCGCCGCGTACACCGTGACGTTCACCCCGGACGGCGACGTCTTCGGGACGGAGCGGAACCGGCGCGCCCACGCCGAGCTGCAGCGCGCGGAGGCCCCCCGGCGGCGCGTGATCACCGCGGTGCGGCCGGTCGCCGGTGTCCCGGTCCGTTGCGTCCAGGTGGACAACCCCGACCACCTGTACCTGGCCACCCGGGCGATGGTGCCGACACACAACTCCACCCTGGCGCTCGACTTCGCCCGGGCGGCGTCGATCAAGAACAACCTGCCCAGCGTCATCTTCTCGCTGGAGATGGGGCGCAACGAGATCGCCATGCGACTGCTCTCCGCCGAGGCGCGGGTGGCGCTGCACCACATGCGCTCCGGCAGCATGACCGACGAGGACTGGACCCGGCTCGCCCGCCGGATGCCGGACGTGTCGGCCGCGCCGCTCTACATCGACGATTCCCCGAACCTGTCGATGATGGAGATCCGCGCCAAGTGCCGCCGCCTGAAGCAGCGCAACGACCTCCAGCTGGTCGTCATCGACTACCTCCAGCTGATGCAGTCCGGCGGCGCCCGCCGGCCCGAGAGCAGACAGCAGGAGGTCTCCGACATGTCACGAAACCTCAAGCTGCTCGCCAAGGAGCTGGAGGTGCCGGTGATCGCGCTCTCGCAGCTGAACCGAGGCCCCGAACAGCGCACCGACAAGAAGCCGATGGTGTCGGACCTCCGCGAGTCCGGCTCCATCGAGCAGGACGCCGACATGGTCATCCTGCTCCACCGCGAGGACGCCTACGAGAAGGAGTCGCCCCGCGCGGGCGAGGCCGACCTGATCGTCGCCAAGCACCGCAACGGCCCGACCGCCACGATCACGGTCGCCTTCCAGGGCCACTACTCCCGCTTCGTGGACATGGCCCAGACCTGA
- a CDS encoding GNAT family N-acetyltransferase, producing MSDFEIRPATADDLPAIVAMLADDPLGARRESPDDLTPYRAAFDRLAQDPNQRLVVAVHEGRTVGTLQLTIIPGLSRRGATRSVIEGVRIHADHRGSGLGTLLIEWAVEASRQEGCHLVQLTSDATRTDAHRFYERLGFEASHVGFKLALT from the coding sequence ATGAGCGACTTCGAGATACGCCCCGCCACGGCGGACGACCTCCCCGCGATCGTGGCGATGCTGGCCGACGACCCGCTGGGAGCCCGCCGGGAATCCCCTGACGACCTCACCCCGTACCGTGCCGCCTTCGACCGCCTCGCCCAGGACCCGAACCAGCGGCTGGTGGTCGCCGTCCACGAGGGCCGGACCGTCGGCACGCTGCAGCTGACGATCATCCCGGGGCTGTCCCGGCGCGGCGCCACCCGCTCGGTCATCGAAGGCGTCCGCATCCACGCCGATCACCGGGGCAGCGGCCTGGGCACCCTGCTGATCGAGTGGGCCGTCGAGGCCTCCCGCCAGGAGGGCTGTCACCTGGTCCAGCTCACCTCGGACGCCACCCGGACCGACGCCCACCGGTTCTACGAACGTCTCGGGTTCGAGGCGTCGCACGTCGGATTCAAGCTCGCGCTGACCTGA
- a CDS encoding sulfite exporter TauE/SafE family protein: MEALEFAAIGAAGIAAGGINAVVGSGTLITFPTLLALGYPAVVANVSNNIGLVPGALSAVHGYRRELKGQRNRLIRWGAGSFLGGLTGALLLLALPDKTFDAVVPVLIIIACVLLLLQPRLNRWMKERQSSGRRQDGGVPMWCGVLGTGVYGGYFGAAQGVLLMGLFGSFLQDDLQRLNAAKNVLSAIVNGVAAVVFIAVADVDWAVAGVIAAGSILGGALGARVGRRLSPTVLRGVIITVGVTAAILMTVR; this comes from the coding sequence GTGGAAGCACTGGAGTTCGCGGCCATCGGCGCCGCCGGGATCGCGGCCGGCGGGATCAACGCGGTGGTCGGGTCCGGCACCCTCATCACCTTCCCCACCCTGCTCGCTCTCGGCTACCCGGCCGTGGTGGCCAATGTGTCGAACAACATCGGGCTGGTTCCCGGGGCACTCAGCGCCGTCCACGGCTACCGCCGGGAACTCAAGGGCCAGCGCAACCGGCTGATCCGCTGGGGTGCCGGCTCGTTCCTCGGTGGCCTCACCGGCGCCCTGCTGCTCCTCGCACTGCCGGACAAGACCTTCGACGCGGTGGTGCCGGTTCTCATCATCATCGCCTGCGTCCTGCTGCTGCTCCAGCCACGCCTGAACCGGTGGATGAAGGAACGGCAGAGCTCCGGGCGCCGCCAGGACGGCGGGGTGCCCATGTGGTGCGGCGTCCTGGGCACCGGCGTCTACGGCGGATACTTCGGCGCCGCCCAGGGCGTGCTGCTCATGGGGCTCTTCGGCAGCTTCCTCCAGGACGACCTCCAGCGGCTCAACGCCGCCAAGAACGTTCTCTCCGCCATCGTCAACGGCGTGGCCGCCGTGGTCTTCATCGCGGTCGCCGACGTGGACTGGGCGGTGGCCGGGGTGATCGCCGCCGGATCGATCCTGGGCGGGGCGCTGGGAGCCCGGGTGGGACGCCGGCTCTCCCCGACCGTGCTGCGCGGCGTCATCATCACCGTCGGGGTCACCGCCGCGATTCTGATGACCGTCCGCTGA
- a CDS encoding VOC family protein — MTAIRKVQVTFDCAEPERLARFWCEVLGYVVPPPPEGFAGWDEYNDSLPPERRDADFACADPTGVGPRLYFQRVPEGKVVKNRVHLDVRVGTGLVGEERLAALEAECARLVELGAVRGELLPADEENESCITMRDIEGNEFCLD; from the coding sequence ATGACAGCGATCAGGAAGGTACAGGTCACCTTCGACTGTGCGGAACCCGAGCGTCTCGCCCGCTTCTGGTGTGAGGTGCTGGGATACGTCGTGCCACCGCCGCCGGAGGGTTTCGCCGGCTGGGACGAGTACAACGACTCGCTGCCGCCCGAGCGCCGGGACGCGGACTTCGCCTGCGCCGACCCCACGGGGGTGGGGCCGCGGCTGTACTTCCAGCGGGTTCCCGAGGGCAAGGTCGTCAAGAACCGCGTCCATCTCGACGTGCGGGTCGGCACCGGGCTCGTGGGTGAGGAGCGCCTCGCCGCACTCGAAGCCGAGTGCGCGCGCCTGGTCGAGCTCGGCGCGGTCCGCGGCGAGCTGCTGCCCGCCGATGAGGAGAACGAGTCCTGCATCACGATGCGGGACATCGAGGGCAACGAGTTCTGCCTGGACTGA
- a CDS encoding MFS transporter, which yields MPLALLALAIGAFGIGTTEFVIMGLLPEVADDFGVSVPLAGYATTLYALGVVLGAPLMTLLATRLTRKQMLLLLMGIFIVGNALTAVAPAFGLLLAGRVVASFAHGAFFGIGSIVAAGLVAPEKRAAALATMFTGLTLSNVVGVPLATWLGQQFSWRVTFLAVAGLGVIGLLGVAGLVPAQRERAASRLGSELAVFRNPQVGLAMLITVLGFGGVFAAVTYLAPMMTEVAGFSESSVTWLTAAVGVGMFVGNLVSGRLSDRAPMPMLYASLGGLAASLALFTFTAHHKGAAVVTLVLIGVFGFATVPPLQQRVMEQAAAAPTLASAGNIAAFNLGNAIAAWLGGLVIAGGLGYPAVNVVGALMTVSAIGITGYATRLERRAARGGRLVAGGGPAGPAHPAANRPADETAAVTTR from the coding sequence ATGCCCCTCGCCCTGCTGGCACTCGCGATCGGCGCCTTCGGCATCGGTACCACCGAGTTCGTGATCATGGGGCTGCTGCCCGAGGTCGCGGACGACTTCGGGGTCTCGGTGCCGCTGGCGGGATACGCGACCACCCTCTACGCGCTCGGCGTCGTCCTCGGCGCACCGCTGATGACCTTGCTCGCCACCCGGCTCACCCGGAAGCAGATGCTCCTGCTGCTGATGGGGATCTTCATCGTCGGCAACGCGCTCACCGCCGTCGCCCCGGCCTTCGGCCTGCTGCTCGCCGGCCGGGTCGTCGCCTCCTTCGCGCACGGCGCCTTCTTCGGGATCGGGTCGATCGTCGCCGCCGGTCTGGTCGCCCCGGAGAAGCGGGCCGCGGCGCTCGCCACCATGTTCACCGGGCTGACCCTGTCCAACGTGGTCGGGGTGCCGCTCGCCACCTGGCTCGGCCAGCAGTTCAGCTGGCGCGTGACCTTCCTGGCGGTCGCCGGGCTCGGGGTGATCGGCCTGCTGGGGGTCGCCGGGCTGGTCCCCGCGCAGCGCGAGCGGGCCGCCTCCCGGCTCGGCAGTGAACTGGCCGTCTTCCGCAACCCGCAGGTCGGCCTGGCGATGCTGATCACCGTGCTGGGCTTCGGCGGCGTCTTCGCGGCGGTGACCTACCTCGCACCGATGATGACCGAGGTCGCCGGGTTCTCCGAGTCGTCGGTGACCTGGCTGACGGCCGCCGTCGGGGTGGGGATGTTCGTCGGCAACCTGGTCTCCGGGCGCCTGTCGGACCGGGCGCCGATGCCGATGCTGTACGCCTCGCTGGGCGGGCTCGCCGCGTCGCTGGCCCTATTCACCTTCACCGCCCACCACAAGGGCGCCGCCGTGGTGACGCTGGTGCTCATCGGTGTCTTCGGTTTCGCCACCGTGCCGCCGCTCCAGCAGCGGGTCATGGAGCAGGCCGCCGCGGCGCCGACGCTGGCCTCGGCCGGCAACATCGCGGCCTTCAACCTCGGCAACGCGATCGCCGCCTGGCTCGGCGGGCTGGTCATCGCCGGCGGCCTGGGCTACCCGGCCGTCAACGTGGTCGGCGCGCTGATGACGGTCTCGGCGATCGGCATCACCGGCTACGCCACCCGCCTGGAGCGCCGGGCCGCCCGCGGCGGACGGCTGGTGGCGGGCGGCGGTCCCGCCGGCCCCGCGCACCCGGCGGCGAACCGGCCGGCGGACGAGACGGCCGCGGTCACCACCCGCTGA
- a CDS encoding MarR family winged helix-turn-helix transcriptional regulator produces MPQTPDTRPGPPTLARGWCALSSLHGRIESHVERALQAAHGLSVREFSVLDVLSYQHDGDGGHLQMHQLADAVVLSQSATTRLVGRLEDRGLLSRYICPTDRRGIYTDVSEAGLQLLEEARPTNEAALREALREAAKRPELAPLVAVVESLDPPA; encoded by the coding sequence ATGCCGCAGACACCGGACACCCGTCCCGGGCCGCCGACCCTGGCCCGTGGCTGGTGCGCCCTGTCCTCCCTGCACGGGCGGATCGAGTCCCACGTCGAGCGCGCCCTCCAGGCCGCGCACGGGCTCAGCGTCCGCGAGTTCTCCGTGCTCGACGTGCTCAGCTACCAGCACGACGGCGACGGCGGCCACCTCCAGATGCACCAGCTCGCCGACGCCGTCGTGCTGAGCCAGAGCGCCACCACCCGGCTGGTCGGGCGGCTGGAGGACCGCGGGCTGCTCTCCCGCTACATCTGCCCGACCGACCGGCGCGGCATCTACACCGATGTCAGCGAGGCCGGGCTCCAGCTCCTCGAAGAGGCCCGCCCGACGAACGAGGCGGCGCTGCGGGAGGCCCTCCGGGAGGCCGCCAAACGCCCCGAGCTGGCTCCGCTGGTCGCCGTGGTGGAGTCGCTGGACCCGCCCGCGTAA